The DNA segment atttatttatttatttatttatttatttatttatttattatgtatgtagcGTTCTGCTTGAATGGCTgactgcagaccagaagagggtgtcaggtctcattacagatggttttgaacaCCCGTGTGATTGCTAGAAATttaactcgggtcctctggaagagcagccagtgttcttaacctctgagccatctctccatccccaggatGATTTGAAATTTGAGATTTGTAGAGCCAAAATGAATAACCCTAACTTATCATATAACACATGCTATAGGAAATAAAGCTATTACCCCGAAACAGGGCCCAGCATCACTCTTAGAGAAGTGTCCCTCCGAATGGGATATGGCTGCCACGTCACTGCCCCTCCTCGGGGTGATGGAGCAGGGCTCTGCaaaccttgttttgtttctcaggAAAGTGACCAGCCGGACCTGAGTAACTTCATGGAGAGCGGGGAGTGGGTGATCAAGGAAGCCAGGGGCTGGAAGCACTGGGTGTTTTACTCCTGCTGCCCCAACACCCCATACCTGGACATCACCTACCACTTCGTCATGCAGCGCCTACCCCTCTACTTCATCGTCAACGTCATCATTCCCTGCCTGCTCTTCTCCTTCCTAACCAGCCTGGTGTTCTACCTGCCCACAGACTCAGGTGAGCGCGGTTGCCATGACTACAGCTGCTGTGGAGCTTGCGCTGCTATTTTAGGGGGAGCCAGGAATAACTGTGTGCTAACGGAGGCACAGGGACCCAGTTCGTCATTGCTGTGGGCAGGGTGCAGACGGATGGTCACCAAGTGGCTGTGTGATACCAGTTAGAGCTCATAGCAGGAACCGAactcaggttccctggaagagcagcaagtgctcttgagcattcagccgtctctccagccccacacacccttatacctttggagcctgtcctggaactccctgtatagaccaggctggcctcgaactcacagagatccacctgcctctgcctcccgagtgctgggattaaaggcgtgtgccaccaacacaCGGCACACCCCCgtatttctacttatttatttttatgtgtgtgagtattatgcctacatgtgtgtctgtatgctacatgtgtgtgcctgatgctaATGGCCAAAAGAGAACATccattcccctggagctggagttctagatggttgtgagctttaATGTGGGCGCCGGGAcggagcagccagcgctcttgactgctgagccctctctcttgCCTCCCATATTTCTTTCTGAACAAGTAAGTGCAAATAAATATTTCCAGCTTCCCAAGCAAATGAAACTTCTGAAAGCAAGTAGAAAAACGCTGACAAAGCAATATGCAAACTAATTAGCATCTATAAATGCTGAATTATGACCGTATAACAGAAGAGTTATGATTACTTAGTACATAACTAAATTGTATAACTAGATAAGAAATGGTAAATAATGGTAActtaatatttataattctaaCTTCTTGGGGGCAGAACTGAAGATTCCCTGTTTTACTCTGTGTCTTCCTTATTTAGTCGTTCCTCAGGAGTCACAAGAAACCCGTTCTAGGATGCCCGCAGGTCCTGGAATCCAAGGATGCTCAAGTCCCTCATATAAAATGGCATCGTAGGCACATGGAATTTCTGCACAACCTTTgagacttaaaattattttctgataAGCTGTAAAGGCTACACAAATAGTTACCATGCTGCATTGTCTGGAAGACAGTGGCAGAAAGGCCTGCATATGTGCAGTATAGATACGGTTCAATTTTCCTGAATCTCTCCAATCTGAGTTTGATTGAATCCTTGCAAAATCTGCAGGTACAGAAGGCTGACTGTCCATCTACCATCTGGAAGACCACATACGAAGAAGACCACAGTAACAGCAGGCAGGGCAGTAGGAGAGACCCCCAGGGACCCCAACAAGGGCAGCCCAAGGTTCTCTATAGCACCCCACCACCCTTCTTGCTGCCTGCTCAGCCAGGACTTCTGAGACTCGGGCCTGCAGGAAAAAGACAGGGACTTAAGGGGATCCttactatgaaaaataaaacaaaccgaGAAATGTGTGAGAAGTCAAACTTTCTAGACAAGAGTGAGAGGAGGCAGGGGTTCAGAGTCCCCGGGGCATCCTGAAGACGTTCCTCATTGGCAGATTTGGTCTCTTTTTCAGTTTGTCCTTGCAGCTTGCTTCATACTGAGAGAAGTGTATTTCTGGGCTGCCCAGCCACCTGCTGGCTAGCAAGAGAACTAGTCCTGGAGTTCAGCCACTCCCACCTTTGTCTAGCTTGCCAGCCCAGAATCCCCTGTTTTCCTGAGTCCCAACAAAAAAGAAGAGTTTAGGCCATGAAATTCAGTGCTTGGCAAGATGGAGTGGAAACACCGGCTGCTCGATGCTGTCGGTAGAGATAAGACGCTGTGGTCACACAGGAAAGAAGTCCCCAAATTAACCCTTGAGAGCATGCCCACCACGTTTCTTCACCTTGGACTTTGGTGGCAGATGAGGGTACAAGGACGGCCTTGATGGGAATTCACAGATGGGGTGTTCTAAACAATACCAGCTTCTGTCTTCTTAGCTCTGAAAACTCAAACTGAGAGCAGGGAGCCAATGGGCTTCGTCCATCTCAGGCCAATCTCCCAGCCTATCAGAGGCCACCTTCTCCATGTTCTCACATGGTCCTCCCTGTGCGGATCCGTGTCCACAGTCCCCCTTGCTGTGATGCCAATaatccccctccccactctcGTTTTGCCTTAATTATCTCCTTAATGGTCTCCTATCCAAGCACAGCCCACACTCTGTGAAGTCTTGGGGTTCCAGGAAGGGATGGTTGtagcatttcttccttttgtctttttagGGGAGAAGATGACGCTGAGTATCTCTGTCTTGCTGTCCCTCACTGTGTTCCTTCTGGTCATTGTGGAGCTGATCCCGTCCACCTCCAGTGCCGTGCCTTTGATCGGGAAGTACATGCTGTTCACCATGGTGTTCGTCATTGcatccatcatcatcaccgtCATTGTCATCAATACGCACCACCGCTCGCCCAGCACACACATCATGCCTGAGTGGGTGCGCAAGGTGAGTGTTGAGGGACCAACGACAATATGTAGGACTGAAAGTCCCTCTTGGACTTAGGAACCTGGAGCAGTTTTTGTGGGTACAGGTAGCCTTCCTGGACAGAGAAGAGTAAATGGATAAAGCCTGCTCAACCTTATGAAATCTCTGATTAGAAATGAATAGACCCCTGTCTTATTGCTtggacattatttatttattttgtttgttttgttgattggttttggtttttcaagacaggatttttctgtgtagtcccagctgccctggaactcactctgtagaccaggctgttcccagacttacagagatccacctgtctctgcctcatgagtcctgggattaaaggtgtgcgccaccacgccagGCAAGGACATTGTTAAGATTTGTATTGGTGTGTTACTTCTCATCAGTTGAGAATAGAataaggaggagagagggaggagagcccTGACGAGAGTGTGTGCTCGCAAATATTTCTATTGTGGAACTGAACATGTGTTATACCTCCCATGTGTCTTTTTATTTCAATCAATTAATTTTGTAaccatgctggggatggaactcagggccccGAACATTCTTGACAAGCACTGGACCACTGAGCCAAATATGCCCACTTTTTATAAGCGTCATACAGACACTTAACTGTAGGACAATAATGTCAGTAATCGTGGCTCACCGTGTAGGCTTTCTGGAGGACACCAACTTGTCCCTGTTAGATAATTCTGTCATGTGTAACATCAGGAACAAAACGCAGAAGAAAACAGTCAAGTTATTCTATTCTGTGGGCTAAACGTTTACATGCTTAAGGCTGCAGGACCGGACTATAATCTAGGTTCCTGGGAACACACTTTCTGTTGGCTGCAGAGTCTGGTAATGCAGCGGAGGTGGCTGCACAAAGGCTCCCTCCAGTGGCAAGCTGCTCACATTACAGAATCACAGCTGTAGACTACAGCCAGGAGACGTATTGTTCTTGACCTGTAGTGCAATCTTTCGGTTTTAAGGACAGGGAGGGTGAGGTCTGGAGATGCTGAGTGATTTGTCCAAGATTACACTTCTAACTCAAAGATGGTGGTTCTTGAAATGTTGACAAGAAGTCTCATGCCGTGGATCTCTTCTTTATGTTAGGTTTTTATCGACACTATCCCAAACATTATGTTTTTCTCCACAATGAAAAGACCATCCAGAGataagcaagagaaaaagatTTTTACGGAAGACATAGACATCTCTGACATTTCCGGGAAGCCGGGGCCTCCACCTGTGGGCTTCCACTCTCCCCTGATCAGGCACCCAGAGGTGAAAAGTGCCATCGAGGGTGTTAAGTACATCGCGGAGACCATGAAGTCAGACCAGGAGTCCAATAATGTAAGCTTTCCAGTTCACACCTCGGGGCTTAGATAATCAAATGCACGAGTGTGACAGGTGGGTTACCTCCAGTTACTGTCCTCAGAAGTGCTGTGCTGAGTGCTTCTAGGCCATTCTAGTAACTCACTTTGGTGGAAAACAATTCCACAAAATCTAAAGATCAAAATATCAGCCTCAAGTGTTAAGGCTTGGAGATTTACATACTGAAGGCCAGGCCAGTCGGGGATGCTATGAGCCTGTGTCCCATCTTAAGGGATTCCTGTCTCATGCTTTTTTCCCTCCCAGGCATCAGAGGAATGGAAGTATGTTGCCATGGTGATGGACCACATTCTCCTTGGAGTCTTTATGCTGGTATGTCTCATCGGGACATTGGCTGTGTTTGCAGGTCGGCTCATTGAGTTACATCAGCAAGGATGAGCAGAAGGTTGAACCTACCTCTGCCCCAGCCCCAACCAGCACTGGGAAAGAGGAAGTTCTTTAATACTTTCACACTTACCAAACACGCAGTGTTCTACATGTCCTATTAATAGTAGTGGTCTCTGTTCACAGGCTATGGTCTTGAAGTATTTCCCCTTTGCTTCTCTTCCAACCCCATGGGTCTTCTTAAAGAGTGAACCCTTTGTAGTAAATAAAAGTGAGCCTTCAAAAAAAGAGTTCCTTTTTAAGTGACTGCTCAGAGAGTTTTGCTTGGATACTGAAGGTTTTTCTTGTATTATCAttgttaattgtttttgttttcttttctttaaagattgtacatgtgtaggtgttttgtttgcatgtatgtctgtatgccacatacatgtctggtgcccatgaaggtcagaagagggcatctgatgccctggatctggaattacagatggttgtgagccaccatgtagaacctgggaattgaacccaggtcctctggaagagcagccagtgttcttaacccctgagtcatttctccagccctgttaattattatttttaaagcatagaGAATCCTTTACTTAGACACATGGCTTCATACCTACTAGGAAAAGTTTCTTAAATGGTTTTTGTTAGAAAGGCCTTTTTGGAAGGATGTTTGGGATTGCACCCAGAGACTTACAAATCCAAGTGAGCATGGAGCCCGAACTTGCCCAATTTAGCAGGATCCTGGGAGTTTGTTCTCAGAACCGATGAAGAGCAGGCCCTGTGATATTGTGAGAGTCATCTCAcctctataaatttattttatccaAATAATTTCACACAATATCAATAATGCCCCTATtttacaagtgaaaaaaaaagtgaatttgaGGAAAAGTAAGCTCTGCTCCAACTAGAAGGagaaa comes from the Microtus pennsylvanicus isolate mMicPen1 chromosome 9, mMicPen1.hap1, whole genome shotgun sequence genome and includes:
- the Chrna1 gene encoding acetylcholine receptor subunit alpha codes for the protein MELPAFLLLLGLCSAGLVLGSEHETRLVAKLFKDYSSVVRPVEDHREIVQVTVGLQLIQLINVDEVNQIVTTNIRLKQQWVDCNLKWNPDDYGGVKKIHIPSEKIWRPDVVLYNNADGDFAIVKFTKVLLDYTGHITWTPPAIYKSYCEIIVTHFPFDEQNCSMKLGTWTYDGSVVAINPESDQPDLSNFMESGEWVIKEARGWKHWVFYSCCPNTPYLDITYHFVMQRLPLYFIVNVIIPCLLFSFLTSLVFYLPTDSGEKMTLSISVLLSLTVFLLVIVELIPSTSSAVPLIGKYMLFTMVFVIASIIITVIVINTHHRSPSTHIMPEWVRKVFIDTIPNIMFFSTMKRPSRDKQEKKIFTEDIDISDISGKPGPPPVGFHSPLIRHPEVKSAIEGVKYIAETMKSDQESNNASEEWKYVAMVMDHILLGVFMLVCLIGTLAVFAGRLIELHQQG